The following coding sequences lie in one Cupriavidus sp. WKF15 genomic window:
- a CDS encoding formate dehydrogenase subunit delta: MKIDNLITMANQIGSFFEAMPDREEALADIAGHIKRFWEPRMRRALLGHVDADAGAGLLGIVQEAVGRHRGVLE; this comes from the coding sequence ATGAAGATCGACAACCTGATTACGATGGCCAACCAGATCGGCAGTTTCTTTGAAGCGATGCCGGACCGGGAGGAGGCGCTGGCCGACATCGCCGGACACATCAAGCGGTTCTGGGAGCCGCGCATGCGCAGGGCCTTGCTGGGCCATGTGGATGCGGATGCCGGCGCCGGACTGCTGGGGATTGTCCAGGAGGCGGTGGGCAGGCATCGGGGCGTGCTGGAGTGA
- a CDS encoding nucleoside 2-deoxyribosyltransferase, which translates to MTTLYLAGFDVFREDALEWGEQLKALCARYGFEGLYPLDKAAPAGLSGPDTARWIYDTNIALIRRADRVMANLGDFRGPGEPDSGTAFEVGFAVALQKPVWGYYGEHGSLRERATAGVDARGRARDAQGYLVEDFGLPKNLMLACPARLVHGGPEACLQAMVDAERRRAARRERETASRDADD; encoded by the coding sequence ATGACGACCCTCTACCTGGCCGGATTCGATGTGTTCCGCGAGGATGCCCTGGAATGGGGAGAGCAACTCAAGGCGCTATGCGCCCGGTATGGCTTCGAAGGGCTGTATCCGCTCGACAAGGCGGCGCCCGCCGGCTTGTCCGGGCCGGACACCGCTCGCTGGATCTACGACACCAATATCGCGCTGATCCGCCGTGCCGACCGGGTCATGGCCAACCTCGGGGATTTCCGCGGGCCTGGCGAACCGGACTCGGGCACGGCCTTCGAAGTCGGCTTCGCCGTGGCGCTGCAGAAGCCGGTGTGGGGCTACTACGGGGAACACGGGTCGCTGCGCGAGCGCGCGACCGCGGGCGTCGATGCGCGCGGACGTGCCCGGGATGCGCAGGGGTATCTGGTCGAGGACTTCGGGCTGCCGAAGAACCTGATGCTGGCCTGCCCGGCCAGGCTCGTGCATGGGGGGCCCGAGGCGTGCCTGCAGGCGATGGTGGATGCCGAGCGGCGTCGGGCAGCAAGACGGGAAAGGGAGACGGCGTCGCGCGATGCGGATGACTAG